A single region of the Streptomyces virginiae genome encodes:
- a CDS encoding helicase-related protein produces MMKSEHDEHYEFRDELVHRLVLDLMGPKGGPDEVLEDPPVTTYPVGALFPQGDTAEEPAERAADDDPDPAADVARREQRDGDRDDSGVALSNVRRPSAMGITFAVDRVAAPEVTVRVEAARYLPVDASGRATAAKAAERRSTEDTGERWMRQALPARDVPVDVTVPGTRTVEILPHLLSLQIIVRNEDASGAVAVTVTLINTTPAPRTGPQDESCFFQPRLTVTAPAGSGGLVERPVHGRSADPELDVSRLLHRHAPSFATGHGCAADWHWVAPPPNHLRADAGPCRIDAVHTELVPTYEVMLTDSNPDIDATSLGMKWLSTAPRDEIVPALLALLSSYENWIAERRTDAERLGSSEFAELALLQIDHCATALGRMRSGVELLRVDDDCLEAFRLANRAMDDQRTRAITIKEGEPGRPNTWRPFQIGFVLLCLDGIADPQHDDRQIADLLWFPTGGGKTEAYLGLIAFTVFLRRLRRRESGGGVTVLMRYTLRLLTLQQFERATILICAMERIRLEARNSARPLGTEKISIGMWVGQSATPNDLKTAQKSLQKLRNGQSVAKENPVQLRACPWCGTALDAHDYTVTLEPAAMVVACPAEDCDFHEGLPIHVVDQTVYQARPTLVIATVDKFALIPWEERTAALFNLNRPADDTPPPELIVQDELHLISGPLGTMTGLYETMIDLAAETPKVIASTATIRRAKQQGRALFHREVHQFPPTALDSRDSWFSREAPADRKATRRYVGLLTPSTSQATLLVRAYAALLHHAALIEGPGAVRDAYWTLVGYFNSLRLLAAAELQVRDDVHDRIALLAAQAETRTREINEPSELTSRIDASDIPKYLKDLERRHPHPDAVDVLLATNMISVGVDIDRLGLMAVMGQPQTTAEYIQATSRVGRSHPGLVVTLLNSARSRDRSHYENFTTYHSALYRQVESTSVTPFSPRARDRALHAVLVGLARLTIEAARPKSGAAKIDRFEDRLKDIRTAITCRARDIAPEHADDVDAELEEIIDDWRLLAETYPDTLVYEGWFGKRPALLVPFAEAEDGESFRTLTSLRDVDAESDLFEEK; encoded by the coding sequence ATGATGAAGAGCGAGCACGACGAGCACTACGAGTTCCGGGACGAGTTGGTGCACCGGCTCGTCCTCGACCTGATGGGCCCCAAGGGCGGACCGGACGAGGTGCTGGAGGACCCGCCGGTCACCACCTATCCCGTCGGGGCCCTGTTCCCTCAGGGCGACACCGCCGAGGAGCCGGCCGAGCGGGCCGCCGACGACGACCCCGACCCCGCGGCCGACGTGGCCCGCCGGGAGCAGCGCGACGGGGACCGGGACGACTCCGGCGTCGCCCTCTCCAACGTACGTCGCCCCTCGGCCATGGGCATCACCTTCGCCGTCGACCGGGTGGCGGCCCCCGAGGTCACCGTCCGCGTCGAGGCCGCCCGCTACCTACCGGTCGACGCGTCGGGGCGGGCGACCGCCGCCAAAGCCGCGGAACGACGCTCCACCGAGGACACCGGCGAACGATGGATGCGCCAGGCCCTCCCCGCCCGGGACGTACCCGTCGACGTCACCGTGCCCGGCACCCGGACGGTGGAGATCCTTCCCCACCTCCTGTCCCTGCAGATCATCGTGCGCAACGAGGACGCCTCCGGGGCCGTCGCGGTGACCGTCACCCTCATCAACACCACGCCCGCCCCCAGGACCGGCCCCCAGGACGAGTCCTGCTTCTTCCAGCCCCGCCTGACCGTGACCGCGCCCGCGGGCTCCGGCGGTCTGGTGGAACGGCCCGTCCACGGCCGCTCGGCCGACCCCGAGCTGGATGTCAGCCGGCTCCTGCACCGGCACGCCCCCTCCTTCGCCACGGGCCACGGCTGCGCCGCGGACTGGCACTGGGTGGCGCCCCCGCCGAACCACCTGCGGGCGGACGCCGGGCCGTGCCGCATCGACGCCGTGCACACCGAGCTCGTGCCCACGTACGAGGTCATGCTCACCGACTCGAACCCCGACATCGACGCGACCTCGTTGGGCATGAAGTGGCTCTCGACCGCACCCCGGGACGAGATCGTGCCCGCCCTCCTGGCGCTCCTGTCCTCCTACGAGAACTGGATCGCGGAGCGGCGGACCGACGCCGAACGGCTCGGCTCCTCCGAATTCGCCGAACTGGCCCTGCTGCAGATCGACCACTGCGCCACCGCTCTGGGGCGCATGCGCTCCGGCGTCGAGCTGCTGCGCGTCGACGACGACTGCCTGGAAGCCTTCCGGCTGGCCAACCGCGCCATGGACGACCAGCGCACCCGCGCGATCACGATCAAGGAAGGTGAGCCGGGCCGCCCCAACACCTGGCGCCCCTTCCAGATCGGCTTCGTGCTGCTGTGCCTCGACGGCATCGCCGATCCCCAGCACGACGACCGGCAGATCGCCGACCTCCTGTGGTTCCCGACCGGCGGTGGCAAGACCGAGGCCTACCTCGGCCTCATCGCGTTCACCGTGTTCCTGCGGCGACTGCGCCGCCGCGAATCCGGCGGTGGGGTGACCGTACTGATGCGGTACACGCTCCGCCTGCTGACCCTCCAGCAGTTCGAACGGGCGACCATCCTGATCTGCGCGATGGAACGCATCCGCCTGGAGGCGAGGAACTCCGCACGCCCGCTGGGCACGGAGAAGATCTCCATCGGCATGTGGGTGGGCCAGTCGGCCACCCCGAACGACCTCAAGACCGCGCAGAAGAGCCTGCAGAAGCTCCGCAACGGCCAATCGGTCGCCAAGGAGAACCCCGTCCAGCTCCGCGCCTGCCCCTGGTGCGGGACCGCGCTGGACGCCCACGACTACACGGTCACCCTGGAACCCGCCGCGATGGTCGTCGCATGCCCCGCCGAGGACTGCGACTTCCACGAAGGCCTGCCGATCCACGTGGTGGACCAGACCGTCTACCAGGCACGCCCCACGCTGGTGATCGCGACGGTCGACAAGTTCGCCCTCATCCCGTGGGAGGAGCGGACCGCCGCCCTGTTCAACCTGAACCGGCCCGCCGACGACACCCCGCCGCCCGAACTGATCGTCCAGGACGAGCTGCACCTGATCTCGGGCCCGCTCGGGACCATGACCGGACTGTACGAAACGATGATCGACCTCGCCGCGGAGACACCCAAGGTGATCGCCTCCACCGCGACGATCCGACGGGCCAAGCAGCAGGGCCGCGCCCTGTTCCACCGTGAGGTCCACCAGTTCCCGCCCACCGCGCTCGACTCCCGCGACTCGTGGTTCTCCCGCGAGGCGCCGGCCGACCGCAAGGCCACCCGCCGCTACGTCGGACTCCTGACCCCGTCCACCAGCCAGGCCACCCTCCTCGTGCGCGCGTACGCCGCGCTGCTCCACCACGCCGCACTCATCGAGGGCCCCGGCGCGGTCCGGGACGCCTACTGGACGCTCGTCGGCTACTTCAACAGCCTGCGCCTGCTGGCCGCGGCCGAACTGCAGGTCAGGGACGACGTCCACGACCGGATCGCCCTGCTCGCCGCCCAGGCCGAGACGCGGACGCGTGAGATCAACGAGCCGTCCGAACTCACCAGCCGCATCGACGCGAGCGACATCCCCAAGTACCTCAAGGATCTGGAGCGCCGCCACCCGCACCCCGACGCGGTCGACGTCCTGCTCGCCACGAACATGATCTCGGTGGGCGTCGACATCGACCGGCTGGGCCTCATGGCGGTCATGGGGCAGCCGCAGACCACCGCCGAGTACATCCAGGCGACCAGCCGGGTCGGACGCAGCCACCCGGGACTCGTCGTCACCCTCCTGAACTCGGCCCGCTCACGCGACCGTTCGCACTACGAGAACTTCACCACCTACCACTCGGCCCTCTACCGCCAGGTCGAGTCGACGAGCGTCACCCCGTTCTCGCCCCGCGCCCGGGACCGGGCCCTGCACGCCGTCCTCGTCGGCCTCGCCCGCCTCACCATCGAGGCGGCCCGCCCCAAGAGCGGCGCCGCGAAGATCGACCGGTTCGAGGACCGGCTGAAGGACATCCGCACCGCCATCACCTGTCGGGCCCGGGACATCGCCCCCGAACACGCCGACGACGTGGACGCGGAACTCGAAGAGATCATCGACGACTGGCGACTGCTCGCCGAGACCTACCCGGACACCCTCGTGTACGAGGGCTGGTTCGGCAAACGCCCCGCCCTGCTGGTGCCGTTCGCGGAGGCCGAGGACGGCGAGTCCTTCCGCACGCTCACCAGCCTGCGCGACGTCGATGCCGAGTCCGACCTGTTCGAGGAGAAGTAG
- a CDS encoding DUF445 domain-containing protein: MENRSTTGGTATRGGFVFSAADEERRRGVRRMKATATGLLLLVALVYVLAKYAQHAWGAGGWAAYVAAAAEAGMVGALADWFAVTALFRHPLGLPIPHTAIIPTKKDQLGATLGEFVGENFLSADVVRARLHALGIGGRLGSWLAEPEHADRVTAELAAALRGALTVLRDSDVQAVVGEAITRRAETAEIAPGLGKTLERVVEDGGHRRAVDLICAKAHDWLVTHGASITDAVQGGAPGWTPRFVDRKVGERVYKELLRFVTEMRDMPEHPARAAVDRFLTDFAADLQSDSETRAKVERLKSEILARDEVQDVIASAWSAIRSMIISAAEDEQSELRLRVRASLLALGARLATDGRLQAKVEGWIEGAVVYVVTTYRTEITSLITDTVAGWDAEHTSRKIEAHIGRDLQFIRINGTVVGALAGLLIYTVSRAFGA; encoded by the coding sequence GTGGAGAACCGCAGCACCACCGGAGGGACCGCCACCCGTGGCGGGTTCGTGTTCAGTGCCGCCGACGAGGAGCGCCGGCGCGGGGTCCGTCGGATGAAGGCCACCGCGACCGGCCTGTTGCTCCTGGTCGCGCTGGTCTACGTCCTCGCCAAGTACGCCCAGCACGCCTGGGGGGCCGGCGGCTGGGCCGCGTACGTCGCCGCCGCGGCCGAGGCCGGGATGGTCGGCGCGCTCGCGGACTGGTTCGCCGTGACCGCCCTCTTCCGGCACCCGCTCGGGCTGCCCATCCCGCACACCGCGATCATCCCGACCAAGAAGGACCAGCTCGGCGCCACCCTCGGCGAGTTCGTCGGGGAGAACTTCCTCTCCGCCGACGTGGTCCGGGCCCGGCTCCACGCCCTCGGTATCGGCGGCCGTCTCGGCTCCTGGCTCGCCGAGCCCGAGCACGCCGACCGGGTCACGGCCGAGCTGGCCGCCGCCCTGCGCGGTGCGCTCACCGTGCTGCGCGACTCCGACGTGCAGGCCGTGGTCGGCGAGGCCATCACGCGGCGTGCCGAGACCGCCGAGATCGCGCCGGGTCTCGGCAAGACCTTGGAGCGGGTCGTCGAGGACGGTGGCCATCGTCGTGCCGTCGATCTGATCTGTGCCAAGGCCCACGACTGGCTCGTCACCCACGGGGCCTCGATCACGGACGCGGTCCAGGGTGGCGCCCCGGGCTGGACCCCGCGGTTCGTGGACCGGAAGGTGGGCGAGCGCGTCTACAAGGAGTTGCTGCGCTTCGTCACGGAGATGCGGGACATGCCCGAGCATCCGGCGCGTGCGGCGGTGGACCGGTTCCTGACGGACTTCGCGGCCGATCTCCAGTCGGACAGCGAGACCCGGGCGAAGGTGGAGCGGCTCAAGTCCGAGATCCTGGCGCGTGACGAGGTCCAGGACGTCATCGCCTCGGCGTGGTCGGCGATCCGGTCGATGATCATCTCAGCGGCGGAGGACGAGCAGAGCGAGCTGCGCCTGCGGGTCCGGGCCTCGCTGCTCGCGCTCGGTGCGCGTCTGGCCACGGACGGCCGTCTGCAGGCGAAGGTGGAGGGGTGGATCGAGGGCGCGGTCGTCTACGTCGTCACCACCTATCGGACGGAGATCACCTCGCTGATCACGGACACGGTGGCGGGCTGGGACGCCGAGCACACCTCCCGCAAGATCGAGGCCCACATCGGCCGTGACCTGCAGTTCATCCGTATCAACGGCACGGTGGTCGGCGCCTTGGCGGGCCTGCTGATCTATACGGTCTCGCGCGCGTTCGGGGCGTAG
- a CDS encoding DUF1707 SHOCT-like domain-containing protein — MSDERPEKPLPELRASDADRDRVVERLRDAVAEGRLDMEEFEERLEAAYTSRTYAELEPLTRDLPAPAGGPVARPGATTEPWTGRIGGAGSSATAVAVMSGFQRKGRWTVPARFDAVAFWGGGELDLREADFAQREVVINCVAVMGGIQITVPPGVEVDVRGFGFMGAFDQRDNPGPAEPGAPRVVVTGFAFWGGVEVKVKKRKRPLGGPSLRKEL; from the coding sequence ATGAGTGACGAGCGGCCGGAGAAGCCGTTGCCGGAGCTGAGGGCGTCGGACGCCGACCGGGACCGGGTGGTGGAGCGTCTGCGGGACGCCGTCGCCGAGGGCCGGCTCGACATGGAGGAATTCGAGGAGCGGCTGGAGGCGGCGTACACGTCGCGGACGTACGCGGAACTGGAACCGCTGACGCGGGACCTGCCGGCTCCGGCGGGCGGTCCGGTCGCCCGGCCCGGGGCGACCACCGAGCCCTGGACGGGGCGAATCGGCGGGGCGGGCAGCTCGGCGACGGCCGTCGCGGTGATGTCGGGCTTCCAACGCAAGGGCCGGTGGACGGTGCCGGCGCGGTTCGACGCGGTGGCGTTCTGGGGCGGCGGGGAGCTGGACCTGCGCGAGGCGGACTTCGCGCAGCGCGAGGTGGTGATCAACTGCGTCGCGGTCATGGGCGGCATCCAGATCACGGTGCCGCCGGGGGTGGAGGTCGACGTCCGGGGCTTCGGCTTCATGGGCGCCTTCGACCAGCGAGACAACCCAGGCCCGGCCGAGCCGGGCGCTCCGCGGGTGGTGGTGACGGGCTTCGCCTTCTGGGGCGGCGTGGAGGTCAAGGTCAAGAAGCGCAAGCGGCCCCTGGGTGGGCCCTCGCTCCGCAAAGAGCTGTAG
- a CDS encoding GNAT family N-acetyltransferase, which yields MICYGPAVLDLTDELADAYSEVFSAPPWNEDEETIRQFSLRLQADSRRTGFRTAFAQSPAGIDGFATAWLTPKTFPRDRAYGQVSAQLGRQRVRELLIGALEIDELAVRPHARGNGTGRALLAEITADAPDERAWLLTARVATDTVATYRRLGWHEVTPLPGTQNGVVVFLAPNHPSA from the coding sequence GTGATCTGTTATGGACCGGCCGTGCTGGACCTCACGGACGAACTGGCCGACGCCTACAGCGAGGTGTTCTCCGCGCCACCGTGGAACGAGGATGAAGAAACCATTCGCCAGTTCTCCCTCCGCCTCCAGGCCGACAGCCGCCGCACCGGATTCCGCACCGCCTTCGCACAGTCCCCCGCCGGCATCGACGGCTTCGCCACCGCCTGGCTGACCCCCAAGACCTTCCCCCGCGACCGCGCCTACGGACAGGTCTCCGCACAGCTCGGCCGACAGCGCGTCCGCGAACTCCTCATCGGCGCCCTGGAGATCGACGAACTCGCCGTACGCCCGCACGCGCGCGGCAACGGCACCGGGCGCGCCCTGCTCGCCGAGATCACCGCCGACGCCCCCGACGAACGCGCCTGGCTGCTGACCGCCCGGGTGGCCACCGACACCGTCGCCACCTACCGGCGCCTCGGCTGGCACGAGGTCACCCCCCTGCCCGGCACACAGAACGGCGTCGTCGTCTTCCTCGCCCCGAACCACCCCTCGGCCTGA
- a CDS encoding DUF1998 domain-containing protein, protein MSESPRRSRSGSRLQRLRAESGPRKLGSARRAQMITTYGVGSMIAIDSESFIVRGLDSWHVPSEFELTEPRLQYRLNVDGFHLPPATTDENAPSDGVHVARFPEWYSCSTCHSLNEHRRLTADPKKNKCGKCETTELTPSRFVMVCENGHLDDFPYWLWAHKSEERPAGGSQPHRLEIRTAGRTASLRSIRIHCSCGVAPKSLEGALGRKALASLGIRCSGRRPWLRDDSAPEECTEDPRAIQRGSSAAWFPMVSSALTIPPWSQGANKLVRPFMSKFRDRTDAEILLYIGMTPQLQKSGYDAAALLAAVRVGQRATEAREAKEEDAAAVLIDPLRRDEYEQLQRSTEYDHRVSPDFETQDPGDLGDIPDRTGIDQVMLVPRLREVRALTSFTRLTAPTSAAPERHSSLSRNPQGWLPAIEVVGEGVFLRLDRERVARWEQRHPEVTRRADVVREHHLALLAEQAGPDGDPELSPVTPRLLLVHTLAHVLINEWSLDCGYPASALRERLYVDDEMTGVLLYTATSDSAGSLGGLVSQGRPDALARSLTSALTRAAWCSADPLCMESPVSGADNVNLAACHCCVLLPETSCEQFNRFLDRALLIGTPQDPEVGFFHGTL, encoded by the coding sequence ATGTCAGAGTCCCCCCGGCGGTCCCGGTCCGGCTCCCGCCTCCAGCGGCTGCGCGCCGAGAGCGGACCCCGCAAGCTCGGTTCGGCCCGGCGCGCCCAGATGATCACCACCTACGGCGTCGGATCGATGATCGCGATCGACAGCGAGTCCTTCATCGTGCGCGGACTCGACTCCTGGCACGTGCCGTCGGAGTTCGAACTCACCGAGCCCCGCCTCCAGTACCGGCTGAACGTCGACGGATTCCACCTGCCGCCCGCCACCACCGACGAGAACGCGCCGAGCGACGGCGTCCACGTCGCCCGCTTCCCCGAGTGGTACTCCTGCTCCACCTGCCACTCCCTCAACGAGCACCGTCGGCTGACCGCGGACCCGAAGAAGAACAAGTGCGGCAAGTGCGAGACCACGGAGCTGACCCCGTCCCGCTTCGTCATGGTCTGCGAGAACGGGCACCTCGACGACTTCCCGTACTGGCTCTGGGCCCACAAGTCCGAGGAACGCCCGGCGGGCGGCTCCCAGCCCCACCGCCTCGAAATCCGCACGGCGGGCCGCACCGCGTCCCTGCGTTCCATCCGGATCCACTGCTCGTGCGGGGTGGCCCCCAAGTCCCTCGAAGGAGCCCTCGGCCGCAAGGCGCTGGCCTCGCTCGGGATCCGCTGCTCCGGGCGACGGCCCTGGCTGAGGGACGACTCGGCCCCCGAGGAGTGCACCGAGGACCCGCGAGCCATACAGCGTGGTTCCTCCGCCGCCTGGTTCCCGATGGTCTCCTCCGCGCTGACCATCCCCCCGTGGTCCCAGGGCGCCAACAAGCTCGTCCGCCCCTTCATGTCGAAGTTCCGCGATCGGACCGACGCGGAGATCCTCCTCTACATCGGGATGACGCCTCAGCTGCAGAAGTCCGGCTACGACGCCGCCGCTCTCCTGGCCGCGGTACGCGTCGGCCAACGGGCCACCGAGGCACGCGAGGCCAAGGAGGAGGACGCCGCGGCGGTACTGATCGATCCGCTGCGCCGCGACGAGTACGAGCAGCTGCAACGCAGCACCGAGTACGACCACCGCGTCAGCCCCGACTTCGAGACGCAGGACCCGGGCGACCTCGGTGACATCCCCGACCGCACGGGCATCGACCAGGTGATGCTGGTCCCCCGCCTGCGCGAGGTCCGGGCCCTGACCTCCTTCACCCGGCTGACCGCCCCGACCTCGGCCGCCCCCGAGCGGCATTCCTCGCTGTCGCGCAATCCGCAGGGATGGCTGCCGGCCATCGAGGTCGTGGGCGAGGGCGTGTTCCTGCGGCTGGACCGCGAACGCGTGGCCCGCTGGGAGCAGCGGCACCCGGAGGTGACCCGTCGCGCCGACGTGGTGCGTGAGCACCATCTCGCGCTGCTCGCCGAACAGGCCGGCCCGGACGGCGACCCGGAACTCTCGCCGGTCACACCCCGCCTGCTGCTCGTCCACACCCTGGCGCACGTGCTGATCAACGAGTGGAGCCTCGACTGCGGCTATCCCGCCTCGGCACTGCGCGAACGCCTCTACGTCGACGACGAGATGACCGGCGTACTGCTCTACACCGCGACCAGCGACTCCGCCGGAAGCCTCGGTGGACTGGTCAGCCAGGGCAGGCCGGACGCGCTCGCGCGATCCCTCACCTCGGCCCTGACGCGGGCCGCGTGGTGCTCCGCCGACCCGCTGTGCATGGAATCCCCGGTCAGCGGGGCCGACAACGTCAACCTCGCCGCCTGCCACTGCTGCGTCCTGCTCCCCGAGACCAGCTGCGAGCAGTTCAACCGCTTCCTGGACCGCGCCCTGCTGATCGGTACCCCGCAGGATCCCGAGGTCGGCTTCTTCCACGGGACGCTCTGA